A section of the Constrictibacter sp. MBR-5 genome encodes:
- a CDS encoding transcriptional regulator GcvA — MRLPPLNALRVFEAAARHLSFTRAAAELHVTQAAVSHQIKLLEDDLGVPLFRRMHRALLLTDEGQQLLPSVRAAFDELSTATRRLRAGEREGILTVSVIPSFAACWLVPRIGRFREVHPEIDLRIAASIQVTDFAREDVDVGLRYGIGRYPELNTCLLMREEYFPVCNPALLGGAHPLYTPCDLRHHVLLHDEHFPHEPNPGWRDWLHAAGATQVNAERGPRFGDAAMMVQAAIAGQGVAMGRTALVMDAMAQGLLVRPFDLILPGSYGYWIVCPPASADKPKIKAFREWLLAEAAAGLAQGAAGQG; from the coding sequence ATGCGCCTGCCACCGCTGAATGCCCTGCGCGTCTTCGAGGCGGCCGCGCGGCACCTCTCCTTCACCCGGGCGGCGGCGGAACTCCACGTCACGCAGGCGGCGGTCAGCCACCAGATCAAGCTGCTCGAGGACGATCTCGGCGTGCCGCTGTTCCGGCGCATGCACCGTGCGCTGCTTCTGACCGACGAGGGACAGCAGCTGCTTCCGTCGGTGCGGGCGGCATTCGACGAACTGTCGACGGCGACGCGGCGACTGCGGGCGGGGGAGCGCGAGGGCATCCTGACCGTCAGCGTCATCCCTTCCTTCGCCGCCTGCTGGCTGGTGCCGCGAATCGGACGTTTCCGCGAGGTCCATCCGGAGATCGACCTGCGCATCGCGGCATCCATACAGGTGACGGATTTCGCCCGCGAGGATGTCGACGTCGGGTTGCGCTACGGCATCGGCCGCTATCCGGAGCTGAACACCTGCCTGCTGATGCGCGAGGAGTATTTCCCCGTCTGCAATCCGGCACTGCTCGGCGGTGCGCATCCGCTCTACACCCCCTGCGACCTGCGCCACCACGTGCTGCTGCACGACGAGCATTTCCCGCACGAGCCGAACCCGGGCTGGCGCGACTGGCTGCACGCGGCGGGCGCCACGCAGGTCAATGCCGAGCGGGGGCCGCGCTTCGGCGATGCCGCGATGATGGTCCAGGCGGCGATCGCCGGGCAGGGCGTGGCGATGGGCCGGACGGCCCTGGTCATGGACGCGATGGCGCAGGGGCTGCTGGTGCGGCCGTTCGACCTGATCCTGCCGGGGAGCTACGGCTACTGGATCGTCTGTCCGCCTGCGAGCGCCGACAAGCCGAAGATCAAGGCGTTCCGGGAGTGGCTGCTGGCCGAGGCCGCGGC
- a CDS encoding DUF1127 domain-containing protein codes for MTKGAAGIFRPAASGFGIVRLFERVLDWQERSKQRVHLMELDDRMLRDIGMTRADAVREYRKQPWLP; via the coding sequence ATGACAAAGGGTGCGGCCGGCATCTTCAGACCGGCTGCTTCGGGTTTCGGCATCGTCCGCCTCTTCGAGCGCGTGCTCGACTGGCAGGAGCGATCGAAGCAGCGCGTCCATCTCATGGAACTCGATGATCGCATGCTGCGCGACATCGGCATGACCCGCGCCGATGCGGTGCGTGAATACCGCAAGCAGCCCTGGTTGCCCTGA
- a CDS encoding invasion associated locus B family protein: MRRHATAFLVLAALSPAFAAPADAQEAKFVGDFGAWAAYTYTVEGSPACYIASKPTSSEGEYDRRGEVFALVTHRVADDVVGEVSIVAGYEYQGDGTPRARIGSETFEMFARGDTAWLRTAEDARMVAAMRRGTEMVVTAVSNRGTKTVDTYSLMGFTKAYEAITRVCKKG; this comes from the coding sequence ATGCGCCGACACGCCACAGCCTTCCTCGTCCTTGCCGCCCTGTCCCCTGCATTCGCCGCTCCGGCCGACGCCCAGGAGGCGAAGTTCGTCGGGGATTTCGGCGCGTGGGCGGCATACACCTATACGGTGGAAGGTTCCCCCGCCTGCTACATCGCCAGCAAGCCGACCAGCAGCGAGGGCGAGTATGACCGCCGCGGCGAAGTGTTCGCCCTGGTGACTCATCGCGTCGCCGACGATGTCGTCGGCGAGGTCAGCATCGTCGCCGGCTACGAGTATCAGGGCGACGGCACGCCGCGCGCCAGGATCGGCAGCGAGACCTTCGAGATGTTCGCCCGCGGCGACACGGCATGGCTGCGCACCGCCGAGGATGCGCGGATGGTCGCCGCGATGCGTCGCGGCACCGAAATGGTGGTGACCGCGGTCTCGAACCGCGGCACCAAGACGGTCGACACCTATTCGCTGATGGGCTTCACCAAGGCCTACGAGGCGATCACCCGCGTCTGCAAGAAGGGCTGA